A portion of the Musa acuminata AAA Group cultivar baxijiao chromosome BXJ1-1, Cavendish_Baxijiao_AAA, whole genome shotgun sequence genome contains these proteins:
- the LOC135651099 gene encoding probable cytosolic oligopeptidase A, which yields MAKLARFEATTRVTVLPTSMARAFPNRNAEGSSRLLLLIAANMLIASCVSVTRSLPTRLSSSPRHLCLLAAASPKPVQNKSFPCPLWSASFSFCLDRRPKSTTSSAAPPPSSMAFAADSLDSNPLLHDFAFPPFDVVEPKHVRPGIRELLRKLESDLEKLERTVEPTWPRLVVPLEKIMDRLQVVWGIVNHLKSVKDSPELRSAIEEVQPEKVKFQLRLGQSKPIYDAFKAIQNSSSWSTLSDARKRIVEAQIKEAVLSGVALEDEQRKKFNEIEQELEKLSQKFSENVLDATKKFEKLITDKKEIEGLPATALGLAAQTAALKGHENASAENGPWMITLDAPSYIPVMQHAKNRSLREEVYRAYVMRASSGDLDNTPIIGQILKLRLEKAKILGYKNYAEVSMAMKMATVDRAAELLEKLRSASWDPAVQDMEDLKTFAGNAGAAEANQLTHWDITFWSERLRESKYDINEEELRPYFSLPKVMDGLFGLAKKLFDINIETADGLAPVWNNDVKFYSVKDSSNNPIAYFYFDPYSRPSEKRGGAWMDEVFARSYVLARDGAPVRLPIAHMVCNQTPPVGDKPSLMTFREVETVFHEFGHALQHMLTKQDEGLVAGIRGIEWDAVELPSQFMENWCYHRNTLMSIAKHYETGEPLPEEVYQRLVAAKTFRAGSLSLRQIRFSSVDLELHTKYIPNGPESIFDIDQRVGRMTQVIPVLPEDRFLCSFSHIFAGGYAAGYYSYKWAEVLSADAFSAFEDAGLDSDKTIRETGHRFRETILALGGGRSPLEVFVEFRGREPSPEPLLRHNGLLPVPASA from the exons ATGGCGAAGCTGGCTCGCTTTGAGGCGACCACTCGAGTCACCGTCTTACCCACGTCCATGGCTCGGGCATTCCCAAACCGGAACGCCGAGGGATCGAGTCGGCTCCTCCTCCTCATAGCCGCCAACATGCTCATCGCATCGTGCGTCTCCGTCACTCGCTCCCTCCCCACCCGGCTCTCTTCCTCCCCTCGCCATCTCTGCCTCCTCGCCGCCGCCTCCCCCAAACCCGTCCAGAACAAATCCTTTCCTTGCCCTCTTTGGTCCGCCTCCTTCTCCTTCTGCCTCGACCGCCGCCCGAAATCCACCACCTCCTCTGCCGCCCCCCCGCCCTCTTCCATGGCCTTCGCTGCCGACAGCCTTGATTCGAACCCCCTCCTCCACGACTTCGCCTTCCCCCCCTTCGATGTGGTCGAGCCGAAACACGTCCGCCCCGGGATCCGCGAGCTCTTGAGGAAACTC GAGAGCGATCTGGAGAAGCTGGAGAGGACGGTGGAGCCGACATGGCCGAGGCTGGTGGTGCCGCTGGAGAAGATCATGGATCGACTTCAGGTGGTCTGGGGAATCGTGAACCATCTGAAGTCCGTCAAGGATTCGCCGGAGCTCCGATCTGCTATCGAGGAAGTCCAG CCAGAGAAAGTGAAGTTTCAGCTGAGGCTGGGACAAAGTAAGCCTATATATGATGCATTTAAGGCGATTCAAAATTCTTCATCATGGTCAACCCTAAGCGATGCCCGTAAACGTATAGTGGAAG CTCAGATCAAGGAAGCTGTTCTTAGCGGTGTTGCCCTTGaagatgaacagagaaagaagtTTAATGAAATTGAACAA GAGCTTGAAAAACTATCTCAAAAGTTTAGTGAAAATGTTTTGGATGCTACAAAAAAATTCGAGAAATTAATTACTGATAAGAAGGAAATTGAAGGATTGCCAGCTACTGCACTTGGTCTGGCAGCACAGACCGCTGCGTTAAAG GGTCATGAAAATGCTTCTGCTGAAAATGGGCCATGGATGATTACTTTAGATGCTCCAAGTTATATTCCTGTCATGCAACATGCAAAGAACCGCTCTTTGCGGGAAGAAGTTTATCGTGCTTACGTCATGCGGGCATCTAGCGGAGATCTTGATAACACTCCTATTATTGGTCAAATTCTCAAATTGAGGCTGGAGAAGGCTAAAATTCTTGGATACAAGAACTATGCTGAG GTCAGCATGGCAATGAAAATGGCCACAGTTGATCGTGCAGCAGAGCTTCTCGAGAAATTGCGTAGTGCTTCTTGGGATCCTGCTGTTCAAG ATATGGAAGACCTTAAGACTTTTGCTGGAAATGCTGGTGCTGCCGAAGCTAATCAATTGACCCATTGGGATATTACGTTCTGGAGTGAAAGGTTACGGGAGTCAAAGTATGACATAAATGAG GAGGAACTGCGGCCATATTTCTCACTGCCAAAGGTTATGGATGGTCTTTTTGGCCTTGCTAAGAAGCTTTTTGATATTAATATTGAAACAGCAGATGGGCTAGCACCG GTTTGGAATAATGATGTTAAATTTTACTCTGTCAAAGATTCTTCAAACAATCCAATTGCCTACTTCTACTTTGATCCGTATTCACGGCCTTCTGAAAAGCGTGGTGGAGCTTGGATGGATGAGGTGTTTGCTCGTAGTTATGTACTTGCACGTGATGGTGCTCCTGTTAGGTTGCCTATTGCACATATGGTGTGCAATCAAACACCACCTGTTGGTGACAAACCTAGTCTAATGACATTCCGTGAG GTTGAGACTGTGTTCCATGAATTTGGTCATGCACTTCAGCATATGCTTACTAAACAAGATGAAGGGCTAGTTGCGGGAATTCGGGGCATAGAATGGGATGCAGTTGAGCTTCCATCACAGTTCATGGAAAACTGGTGCTATCATAG GAATACTCTAATGAGCATTGCAAAGCATTATGAAACTGGTGAACCTCTTCCAGAAGAAGTGTATCAGAGGCTTGTTGCTGCTAAAACATTTCGTGCTGGCTCTCTGAGTCTTCGCCAG ATAAGATTTTCCAGTGTAGATCTGGAACTACATACCAAATATATTCCCAATGGACCTGAATCTATCTTTGATATCGATCAAAGAGTTGGAAGAATGACACAAGTTATCCCTGTCCTTCCAGAGGATAGGTTTCTTTGCAGTTTTAGTCATATATTTGCAG GTGGATATGCAGCTGGATACTACAGTTACAAG TGGGCTGAGGTGTTGTCAGCAGATGCTTTTTCAGCTTTTGAGGATGCTGGATTAGACAGTGATAAG